From one Gossypium hirsutum isolate 1008001.06 chromosome D08, Gossypium_hirsutum_v2.1, whole genome shotgun sequence genomic stretch:
- the LOC107900795 gene encoding eukaryotic translation initiation factor 4G isoform X1, whose product MSFNQSRSDKSEQQYRKSGRSASFNQQRSSSGAYGKGAGGVPAPSPSLSSSSSRSFKKSNNAQGGQSRGTSPAVNSSNANSGNAPAGHNVQNGAHVQSQLQAIASGTAKPTESATSQRSTRAIPKAPTSQPATMSSDSNNPTTPIKASGDASKAFSLQFGSISPGFMNGMQIPARTSSAPPNLDEQKRDQACHDSSFRSVPDMPTPAPKQQQPINDSVATVPSKSGEAHPAPKVKKDAQASVASPINQPQKPSLLSLPLNPIQMPFNHQPQVSMQFGGPSPIQSPTSIQMPMHIPMGNAPQVQPPVFVPGLQAHPLSPQGMMHQGQGLSFSPPIGGQLPPHLGNLGMGIAPQYPQQQGGKFGLPRKTTPVKITHPDTHEELRLDKRTDTYPEGGPSGPRSHPIVPSQSQSIPSFAPSHSINYYSNSMFYPPPSSLPFSSSQISPNAQGPRFNYPVSQGHQNISFMNSAAAHGSVPGSVQVTVKPAAVSLGERVADSSLSSSLPAVEKGSTVQQPKPGTESLTSKSLSAAAKHSRVVPATNLDESLPSNSVSSAPAATSEESMLVIASNEGRKESLVKSISIKDHQKKMSKKGLIQPTNQSTSATGVASHTAEHGISSGSAVSETIEAKTALTSSSAVKDDSAPSVELKTETKREGLTSVSSDVSGTGSNVDSLNMVQDEQLKPETSGIKGEEGKTLLEEHLTDNATLEISSQPAPLNSKELKSNKGPALKAIATSNVPTSGTSQKVLTEDVGGNLENERVTDSRDVSPSRTAETTDFKGSHVDNTIASAAGSNEITVTKSFASDQQFDPVLAVDLSEPTSKYEREGVQVPSSNKTVPEVGRTKSNTTRGKKKRKEILQKADAAGTTSDLYMAYKGPEEKKETVASAESNSVGLNLKQTSRETPHADAIESEKIAYKKAEPDDWEDAADISTTKLGTSDNGEKAHGRLGNHEKDGSRNIAKKYSRDFLLKFAEKCTDLPNGFEIASDIVEALMVTNTNSNASHFVERDSYGSSGRIMDRQFSGSRQDCRAGGMADDDRWIRQSGSFGPGRDLRLDLGYGAAAGFRPGQGGNFGVLRHPRGQAPLTYVGGILAGPMQPMGPQGGMARNNPDSDRWQRASNYQQKGLIPSPQTPLQMMHKAERKYEVGIITDEEESKQRQLKAILNKLTPQNFEKLFEQVKAVNIDNAVTLTGVISQIFDKALMEPTFCEMYANFCYHLAGELPDFSEDNEKITFKRLLLNKCQEEFERGEREQEEANKVEEEGEAKQSEEEREEKRIKARRRMLGNIRLIGELYKKKMLTERIMHECIKKLLGEYENPDEEDVEALCKLMSTIGDMIDHPKAKVHMDAYFERMTKLSNNMKLSSRVRFMLKDAIDLRKNKWQQRRKVEGPKKIEEVHRDAAQERQAQTSRLARGPGINAGTRRAPMDFAPRGSMLSSLGSQMGGFRGPPTQVRGLGAQDVRMDDRQSFEARTVSVPLPQRPMGDDSITLGPQGGLARGMSFRGPPGVSSAPLADVPPASGDSRRVATGLNGFNAPSERTTYGSREDLIPRYGTDRSAVPATYDHLSSQECGLNFGNRGPDNSFDRSSAASAAGQRSSFTQNVPPEKGWSEERLHDMSMAAIKEFYSARDEKEVALCIKDLNSPSFHPSMIALFVTDSFERKDVERDLLAKLLVNLTKSHDGVLSQVQLVKGFESVLSTLEDAVNDAPKAAEFLGQIFAKLVMENVISLKEIGHLIHEGGEELGRLLEIGLAGDVLGSTLGAIKAEKGESVFNEIRASSDLRLEDFRPPDPKKSRLLETFL is encoded by the exons ATGTCCTTCAATCAATCAAGGTCCGATAAAAGCGAGCAACAGTACCGAAAATCCGGGCGATCCGCAAGTTTTAATCAGCAGCGGTCATCCTCAGGCGCTTACGGTAAGGGTGCTGGCGGAGTGCCTGCCCCTTCACCGTCTCTTTCTTCATCTTCCAGTCGAAG TTTTAAGAAGTCTAACAATGCACAAGGAGGGCAATCTAGAGGAACTTCACCTGCTGTGAATTCTAGTAACGCGAATTCTGGTAATGCTCCTGCTGGCCATAATGTACAAAATGGTGCGCATGTACAGTCCCAGTTACAGG CGATTGCAAGTGGTACTGCCAAGCCGACTGAATCGGCCACCAGTCAGAGAAGCACCCGAGCTATTCCAAAGGCTCCAACTTCTCAACCTGCCACCATGAGTTCTGATAGTAATAACCCCACGACTCCGATTAAGG CTTCAGGAGATGCATCAAAAGCGTTTTCTCTACAGTTTGGGTCCATAAGTCCTGGTTTCATGAATGGAATGCAG ATTCCAGCTAGAACTAGCTCAGCACCCCCAAATTTGGATGAGCAGAAACGTGATCAG GCATGCCATGATTCTTCTTTTAGATCTGTACCGGATATGCCAACTCCTGCTCCTAAACAGCAGCAACCAATAAATGATTCAGTTGCAACTGTTCCATCTAAATCCGGGGAGGCTCATCCAGCACCCAAGGTCAAAAAAGATGCACAAGCCTCTGTGGCATCCCCCATAAACCAGCCACAGAAGCCATCCCTTCTTAGTTTGCCCTTGAACCCTATACAGATGCCATTTAATCACCAGCCACAGGTTTCCATGCAATTTGGGGGACCTAGTCCGATTCAGTCTCCTACTTCAATTCAAATGCCAATGCATATACCTATGGGAAATGCACCTCAGGTGCAGCCACCAGTTTTTGTTCCAGGTCTTCAGGCTCATCCATTATCACCTCAGGGAATGATGCATCAGGGTCAGGGCTTAAGCTTCTCGCCACCCATAGGTGGGCAGCTTCCTCCCCATTTGGGCAACTTGGGAATGGGTATTGCCCCTCAGTATCCTCAACAGCAGGGAGGGAAGTTTGGTCTTCCTCGTAAAACTACCCCTGTCAAGATTACTCATCCTGACACTCATGAAGAATTAAGGCTTGATAAACGAACAGATACCTATCCAGAAGGTGGGCCATCAGGTCCAAGGTCTCATCCTATTGTCCCTTCTCAATCCCAGTCAATTCCGTCATTTGCACCTTCTCATTCAATCAACTATTATTCCAATTCCATGTTTTATCCGCCACCAAGTTCTCTTCCATTTTCTAGTAGCCAGATATCACCTAATGCCCAAGGGCCGAGATTTAACTATCCTGTTAGCCAGGGTCATCAGAACATTTCTTTTATGAACTCAGCAGCAGCCCATGGTTCAGTACCAG GTTCAGTACAGGTTACAGTTAAGCCAGCCGCTGTTTCTCTTGGAGAAAGGGTTGCAGATTCCTCGTTGTCAAGCAGCTTACCTGCTGTTGAAAAG GGGAGCACTGTACAGCAGCCAAAACCTGGAACTGAATCTTTAACATCCAAGTCGTTATCAGCTGCAGCTAAACATTCCAGGGTGGTTCCAGCAACTAACTTGGATGAAAGCCTGCCATCTAACTCTGTATCCTCTGCCCCAGCTGCCACATCTGAGGAGTCTATGCTAGTCATTGCCAGTAACGAAGGCAGGAAGGAGAGTTTGGTTAAGTCCATCTCTATAAAAGATCATCAGAAGAAAATGAGCAAGAAAGGACTTATTCAGCCAACAAATCAG TCTACATCAGCAACCGGTGTGGCTTCCCACACTGCAGAGCACGGTATTTCCTCCGGCAGTGCAGTTTCTGAAACTATTGAGGCTAAAACAGCTCTAACATCATCATCAGCTGTTAAGGATGATTCAGCTCCTTCCGTGGAGCTGAAGACAGAAACCAAGAGAGAAGGCTTAACCTCTGTTTCATCTGATGTTTCTGGTACTGGAAGTAATGTTGATAGCTTGAACATGGTTCAGGATGAGCAACTGAAACCTGAAACTAGTGGAATTAAGGGTGAAGAAGGAAAAACTTTACTTGAAGAGCACTTAACAGATAATGCTACTCTTGAGATTTCTTCTCAACCAGCTCCCCTGAACTCTAAGGAGCTTAAGTCTAATAAGGGACCTGCCTTGAAGGCAATAGCTACCAGCAATGTTCCAACCTCAGGAACTTCACAGAAGGTTCTGACTGAAGATGTAGGGGGTAACTTAGAAAATGAGAGAGTCACTGATAGTAGGGATGTCTCTCCCTCTAGAACTGCTGAAACTACAGATTTTAAAGGTTCTCACGTTGATAATACCATTGCTTCTGCTGCTGGTAGCAATGAAATCACTGTTACTAAATCTTTTGCATCAGACCAGCAGTTTGATCCTGTCCTAGCTGTTGATCTCTCAGAACCAACTTCAAAATACGAAAGGGAAGGTGTTCAGGTGCCTAGTTCAAACAAAACTGTGCCAGAAGTCGGTAGGACAAAAAGTAATACAACTAGagggaagaaaaaaagaaaagaaattcttCAGAAAGCAGATGCTGCTGGGACAACTTCTGATCTCTATATGGCATATAAAGGCCCTGAGGAGAAGAAAGAGACAGTAGCAAGTGCAGAAAGCAATTCTGTCGGTCTTAATTTGAAGCAGACATCTCGTGAGACCCCTCATGCAGATGCCATAGAAAGTGAGAAAATTGCATACAAAAAAGCTGAACCAGATGATTGGGAAGATGCTGCTGATATCTCTACAACAAAATTAGGAACTTCAGATAATGGTGAAAAGGCTCATGGAAGGCTTGGGAATCATGAGAAAGATGGAAGTAGAAATATAGCAAAGAAGTATTCCAGAGATTTCCTGCTTAAGTTTGCAGAAAAGTGTACTGATCTTCCAAATGGATTTGAGATTGCTTCTGATATTGTAGAGGCCTTGATGGTTACCAATACCAATTCCAATGCTTCTCACTTTGTTGAGCGTGATTCATACGGTAGTTCGGGAAGAATAATGGATAGACAATTCAGTGGATCTCGACAAGATTGCCGTGCTGGTGGAATGGCTGATGATGACAGATGGATTAGACAATCTGGTTCTTTTGGCCCTGGAAGGGATTTGCGCCTTGATCTTGGTTATGGTGCTGCTGCAGGTTTTCGGCCTGGTCAAGGAGGAAACTTTGGTGTTCTTCGGCACCCACGTGGGCAAGCACCTCTGACATATGTTGGAGGGATCCTTGCTGGCCCAATGCAACCTATGGGTCCACAAGGAGGTATGGCACGCAATAATCCTGATTCAGACAGATGGCAGCGAGCTTCTAACTATCAGCAAAAGGGGTTGATTCCTTCTCCACAAACTCCTTTGCAGATGATGCACAAAGCTGAAAGGAAGTATGAAGTGGGTATAATAACTGATGAGGAAGAATCCAAGCAAAGACAATTGAAAGCCATTTTGAACAAACTAACTCCACAAAACTTTGAGAAGCTCTTTGAGCAGGTAAAAGCAGTAAACATTGACAACGCAGTTACACTCACTGGTGTTATCTCACAGATCTTTGACAAAGCTTTGATGGAGCCTACTTTCTGTGAAATGTATGCGAACTTCTGTTATCATCTGGCAGGAGAGTTACCTGATTTTAGTGAAGACAATGAAAAGATAACTTTCAAGAGATTGCTACTGAACAAGTGCCAAGAGGAATTTGAGAGAGGAGAGAGAGAGCAAGAAGAAGCAAATAAAGTTGAGGAAGAGGGTGAGGCTAAGCAGTCTGAAGAggaaagagaggagaagagaataAAGGCACGAAGACGAATGTTAGGTAACATTAGACTTATTGGGGAGTTGTACAAGAAGAAAATGTTAACTGAGAGAataatgcatgaatgcatcaagaaACTACTTGGTGAGTATGAGAATCCTGATGAGGAAGATGTTGAGGCATTGTGCAAATTAATGAGTACGATTGGAGACATGATTGACCATCCAAAAGCAAAGGTGCATATGGATGCTTATTTTGAAAGGATGACAAAGTTGTCAAACAATATGAAACTGTCTTCTAGGGTTAGATTCATGTTGAAGGATGCCATTGACCTGAGAAAGAATAAATGGCAACAGAGGAGGAAAGTTGAAGGACCTAAAAAGATTGAGGAAGTGCATCGAGATGCTGCTCAAGAGCGCCAAGCACAAACCAGTAGGCTTGCTCGTGGTCCTGGCATCAATGCTGGTACAAGAAGAGCACCCATGGATTTTGCTCCACGAGGGTCTATGTTATCTTCCCTTGGCTCTCAGATGGGTGGTTTTAGAGGGCCACCCACCCAAGTTCGTGGACTTGGTGCTCAGGATGTTCGCATGGATGACAGGCAGTCTTTTGAGGCTAGGACTGTGTCAGTTCCCTTGCCTCAAAGACCAATGGGTGATGATTCTATTACTTTGGGCCCCCAGGGAGGTCTTGCTAGAGGAATGTCTTTTAGAGGACCACCAGGGGTATCCAGTGCTCCCTTAGCTGATGTTCCTCCAGCTTCAGGAGATTCAAGAAGAGTAGCCACTGGTTTGAATGGTTTTAATGCTCCCTCCGAGCGAACTACTTATGGTTCGAGGGAGGATCTGATTCCAAGATATGGGACAGATAGATCTGCAGTGCCTGCTACTTATGACCACTTGAGCTCCCAGGAATGTGGCCTGAATTTTGGTAATAGGGGTCCTGATAACAGCTTTGATAGATCTTCTGCAGCTTCTGCCGCAGGCCAAAGATCCAGTTTCACTCAAAATGTTCCCCCAGAAAAGGGCTGGTCTGAGGAGCGTCTGCATGATATGTCTATGGCAGCAATTAAAGAATTTTACAG TGCTAGAGATGAGAAAGAAGTTGCTTTGTGCATCAAAGACTTGAATTCTCCGAGCTTCCATCCCTCAATGATTGCTCTTTTTGTAACGGATTCTTTCGAGAGAAAAGATGTTGAACGTGATCTGTTGGCCAAGCTACTTGTGAATCTGACAAAGTCTCATGATGGTGTGCTGAGCCAAGTTCAACTTGTTAAAGG GTTTGAATCTGTTCTCAGCACATTGGAGGACGCTGTAAATGATGCTCCAAAAGCTGCAGAATTTCTTGGTCAAATCTTTGCCAAACTGGTAATGGAAAATGTGATATCCCTGAAGGAAATCGGGCATTTAATACATGAGGGTGGGGAGGAGCTAGGGCGTCTTCTGGAAATTGGACTTGCCGGGGACGTTCTTGGAAGCACACTGGGAGCAATTAAAGCAGAGAAAGGAGAAAGTGTGTTTAATGAAATTCGAGCAAGCTCTGATTTGCGACTGGAGGACTTTCGGCCACCAGATCCTAAAAAATCAAGGTTATTAGAAACTTTTCTTTAG
- the LOC107900794 gene encoding ATP synthase subunit delta', mitochondrial gives MLRRASMLLARRPILAARARPFSTDLPAAPSADATFTEAWTKVIPNMDPPKTPLSFMQPRPPTPSSIPSKLTVNFVLPYASELATKEVDMVIVPATTGQMGVLPGHVATIAELKPGVLSVHEGSEVTKYFVSSGFVFIHANSFADIIAVEAVPLDRLDVNLVQKGLAEFTSKLSSATTDLEKAEAQIGIDVHSALNSALTG, from the exons ATGTTGCGTCGAGCATCGATGCTATTGGCCCGTCGACCCATTTTGGCAGCAAGGGCTCGACCCTTCTCCACTGATCTGCCAGCGGCTCCCTCTGCGGATGCCACATTCACGGAGGCGTGGACTAAAGTGATCCCCAATATGGACCCTCCTAAAACTCCTCTCTCTTTCATGCAACCTCGTCCTCCCACTCCTTCATCCATTCCTTCCAAGCTTACTGTCAATTTCGTCCTTCCTTACGCTTCTGAGTTGGCCACCAAAGAG GTTGACATGGTTATAGTACCAGCCACAACTGGGCAGATGGGTGTTCTTCCAGGACATGTAGCAACAATTGCAGAACTGAAACCTGGAGTTTTATCAGTGCACGAAGGAAGTGAAGTGACAAAGTATTTCGTCAGTAGCGGCTTTGTTTTTATCCATGCCAACTCTTTTGCAGATATAATAGCTGTTGAGGCTGTGCCACTTGATCGACTTGATGTTAACCTTGTTCAGAAAGGGCTTGCAGAGTTCACCTCGAAGCTGAGCTCTGCCACAACCGACTTGGAGAAAGCTGAAGCCCAAATTGGAATTGATGTGCACAGCGCACTCAACTCCGCCCTCACGGGCTAG
- the LOC107900795 gene encoding eukaryotic translation initiation factor 4G isoform X2, protein MSSDSNNPTTPIKASGDASKAFSLQFGSISPGFMNGMQIPARTSSAPPNLDEQKRDQACHDSSFRSVPDMPTPAPKQQQPINDSVATVPSKSGEAHPAPKVKKDAQASVASPINQPQKPSLLSLPLNPIQMPFNHQPQVSMQFGGPSPIQSPTSIQMPMHIPMGNAPQVQPPVFVPGLQAHPLSPQGMMHQGQGLSFSPPIGGQLPPHLGNLGMGIAPQYPQQQGGKFGLPRKTTPVKITHPDTHEELRLDKRTDTYPEGGPSGPRSHPIVPSQSQSIPSFAPSHSINYYSNSMFYPPPSSLPFSSSQISPNAQGPRFNYPVSQGHQNISFMNSAAAHGSVPGSVQVTVKPAAVSLGERVADSSLSSSLPAVEKGSTVQQPKPGTESLTSKSLSAAAKHSRVVPATNLDESLPSNSVSSAPAATSEESMLVIASNEGRKESLVKSISIKDHQKKMSKKGLIQPTNQSTSATGVASHTAEHGISSGSAVSETIEAKTALTSSSAVKDDSAPSVELKTETKREGLTSVSSDVSGTGSNVDSLNMVQDEQLKPETSGIKGEEGKTLLEEHLTDNATLEISSQPAPLNSKELKSNKGPALKAIATSNVPTSGTSQKVLTEDVGGNLENERVTDSRDVSPSRTAETTDFKGSHVDNTIASAAGSNEITVTKSFASDQQFDPVLAVDLSEPTSKYEREGVQVPSSNKTVPEVGRTKSNTTRGKKKRKEILQKADAAGTTSDLYMAYKGPEEKKETVASAESNSVGLNLKQTSRETPHADAIESEKIAYKKAEPDDWEDAADISTTKLGTSDNGEKAHGRLGNHEKDGSRNIAKKYSRDFLLKFAEKCTDLPNGFEIASDIVEALMVTNTNSNASHFVERDSYGSSGRIMDRQFSGSRQDCRAGGMADDDRWIRQSGSFGPGRDLRLDLGYGAAAGFRPGQGGNFGVLRHPRGQAPLTYVGGILAGPMQPMGPQGGMARNNPDSDRWQRASNYQQKGLIPSPQTPLQMMHKAERKYEVGIITDEEESKQRQLKAILNKLTPQNFEKLFEQVKAVNIDNAVTLTGVISQIFDKALMEPTFCEMYANFCYHLAGELPDFSEDNEKITFKRLLLNKCQEEFERGEREQEEANKVEEEGEAKQSEEEREEKRIKARRRMLGNIRLIGELYKKKMLTERIMHECIKKLLGEYENPDEEDVEALCKLMSTIGDMIDHPKAKVHMDAYFERMTKLSNNMKLSSRVRFMLKDAIDLRKNKWQQRRKVEGPKKIEEVHRDAAQERQAQTSRLARGPGINAGTRRAPMDFAPRGSMLSSLGSQMGGFRGPPTQVRGLGAQDVRMDDRQSFEARTVSVPLPQRPMGDDSITLGPQGGLARGMSFRGPPGVSSAPLADVPPASGDSRRVATGLNGFNAPSERTTYGSREDLIPRYGTDRSAVPATYDHLSSQECGLNFGNRGPDNSFDRSSAASAAGQRSSFTQNVPPEKGWSEERLHDMSMAAIKEFYSARDEKEVALCIKDLNSPSFHPSMIALFVTDSFERKDVERDLLAKLLVNLTKSHDGVLSQVQLVKGFESVLSTLEDAVNDAPKAAEFLGQIFAKLVMENVISLKEIGHLIHEGGEELGRLLEIGLAGDVLGSTLGAIKAEKGESVFNEIRASSDLRLEDFRPPDPKKSRLLETFL, encoded by the exons ATGAGTTCTGATAGTAATAACCCCACGACTCCGATTAAGG CTTCAGGAGATGCATCAAAAGCGTTTTCTCTACAGTTTGGGTCCATAAGTCCTGGTTTCATGAATGGAATGCAG ATTCCAGCTAGAACTAGCTCAGCACCCCCAAATTTGGATGAGCAGAAACGTGATCAG GCATGCCATGATTCTTCTTTTAGATCTGTACCGGATATGCCAACTCCTGCTCCTAAACAGCAGCAACCAATAAATGATTCAGTTGCAACTGTTCCATCTAAATCCGGGGAGGCTCATCCAGCACCCAAGGTCAAAAAAGATGCACAAGCCTCTGTGGCATCCCCCATAAACCAGCCACAGAAGCCATCCCTTCTTAGTTTGCCCTTGAACCCTATACAGATGCCATTTAATCACCAGCCACAGGTTTCCATGCAATTTGGGGGACCTAGTCCGATTCAGTCTCCTACTTCAATTCAAATGCCAATGCATATACCTATGGGAAATGCACCTCAGGTGCAGCCACCAGTTTTTGTTCCAGGTCTTCAGGCTCATCCATTATCACCTCAGGGAATGATGCATCAGGGTCAGGGCTTAAGCTTCTCGCCACCCATAGGTGGGCAGCTTCCTCCCCATTTGGGCAACTTGGGAATGGGTATTGCCCCTCAGTATCCTCAACAGCAGGGAGGGAAGTTTGGTCTTCCTCGTAAAACTACCCCTGTCAAGATTACTCATCCTGACACTCATGAAGAATTAAGGCTTGATAAACGAACAGATACCTATCCAGAAGGTGGGCCATCAGGTCCAAGGTCTCATCCTATTGTCCCTTCTCAATCCCAGTCAATTCCGTCATTTGCACCTTCTCATTCAATCAACTATTATTCCAATTCCATGTTTTATCCGCCACCAAGTTCTCTTCCATTTTCTAGTAGCCAGATATCACCTAATGCCCAAGGGCCGAGATTTAACTATCCTGTTAGCCAGGGTCATCAGAACATTTCTTTTATGAACTCAGCAGCAGCCCATGGTTCAGTACCAG GTTCAGTACAGGTTACAGTTAAGCCAGCCGCTGTTTCTCTTGGAGAAAGGGTTGCAGATTCCTCGTTGTCAAGCAGCTTACCTGCTGTTGAAAAG GGGAGCACTGTACAGCAGCCAAAACCTGGAACTGAATCTTTAACATCCAAGTCGTTATCAGCTGCAGCTAAACATTCCAGGGTGGTTCCAGCAACTAACTTGGATGAAAGCCTGCCATCTAACTCTGTATCCTCTGCCCCAGCTGCCACATCTGAGGAGTCTATGCTAGTCATTGCCAGTAACGAAGGCAGGAAGGAGAGTTTGGTTAAGTCCATCTCTATAAAAGATCATCAGAAGAAAATGAGCAAGAAAGGACTTATTCAGCCAACAAATCAG TCTACATCAGCAACCGGTGTGGCTTCCCACACTGCAGAGCACGGTATTTCCTCCGGCAGTGCAGTTTCTGAAACTATTGAGGCTAAAACAGCTCTAACATCATCATCAGCTGTTAAGGATGATTCAGCTCCTTCCGTGGAGCTGAAGACAGAAACCAAGAGAGAAGGCTTAACCTCTGTTTCATCTGATGTTTCTGGTACTGGAAGTAATGTTGATAGCTTGAACATGGTTCAGGATGAGCAACTGAAACCTGAAACTAGTGGAATTAAGGGTGAAGAAGGAAAAACTTTACTTGAAGAGCACTTAACAGATAATGCTACTCTTGAGATTTCTTCTCAACCAGCTCCCCTGAACTCTAAGGAGCTTAAGTCTAATAAGGGACCTGCCTTGAAGGCAATAGCTACCAGCAATGTTCCAACCTCAGGAACTTCACAGAAGGTTCTGACTGAAGATGTAGGGGGTAACTTAGAAAATGAGAGAGTCACTGATAGTAGGGATGTCTCTCCCTCTAGAACTGCTGAAACTACAGATTTTAAAGGTTCTCACGTTGATAATACCATTGCTTCTGCTGCTGGTAGCAATGAAATCACTGTTACTAAATCTTTTGCATCAGACCAGCAGTTTGATCCTGTCCTAGCTGTTGATCTCTCAGAACCAACTTCAAAATACGAAAGGGAAGGTGTTCAGGTGCCTAGTTCAAACAAAACTGTGCCAGAAGTCGGTAGGACAAAAAGTAATACAACTAGagggaagaaaaaaagaaaagaaattcttCAGAAAGCAGATGCTGCTGGGACAACTTCTGATCTCTATATGGCATATAAAGGCCCTGAGGAGAAGAAAGAGACAGTAGCAAGTGCAGAAAGCAATTCTGTCGGTCTTAATTTGAAGCAGACATCTCGTGAGACCCCTCATGCAGATGCCATAGAAAGTGAGAAAATTGCATACAAAAAAGCTGAACCAGATGATTGGGAAGATGCTGCTGATATCTCTACAACAAAATTAGGAACTTCAGATAATGGTGAAAAGGCTCATGGAAGGCTTGGGAATCATGAGAAAGATGGAAGTAGAAATATAGCAAAGAAGTATTCCAGAGATTTCCTGCTTAAGTTTGCAGAAAAGTGTACTGATCTTCCAAATGGATTTGAGATTGCTTCTGATATTGTAGAGGCCTTGATGGTTACCAATACCAATTCCAATGCTTCTCACTTTGTTGAGCGTGATTCATACGGTAGTTCGGGAAGAATAATGGATAGACAATTCAGTGGATCTCGACAAGATTGCCGTGCTGGTGGAATGGCTGATGATGACAGATGGATTAGACAATCTGGTTCTTTTGGCCCTGGAAGGGATTTGCGCCTTGATCTTGGTTATGGTGCTGCTGCAGGTTTTCGGCCTGGTCAAGGAGGAAACTTTGGTGTTCTTCGGCACCCACGTGGGCAAGCACCTCTGACATATGTTGGAGGGATCCTTGCTGGCCCAATGCAACCTATGGGTCCACAAGGAGGTATGGCACGCAATAATCCTGATTCAGACAGATGGCAGCGAGCTTCTAACTATCAGCAAAAGGGGTTGATTCCTTCTCCACAAACTCCTTTGCAGATGATGCACAAAGCTGAAAGGAAGTATGAAGTGGGTATAATAACTGATGAGGAAGAATCCAAGCAAAGACAATTGAAAGCCATTTTGAACAAACTAACTCCACAAAACTTTGAGAAGCTCTTTGAGCAGGTAAAAGCAGTAAACATTGACAACGCAGTTACACTCACTGGTGTTATCTCACAGATCTTTGACAAAGCTTTGATGGAGCCTACTTTCTGTGAAATGTATGCGAACTTCTGTTATCATCTGGCAGGAGAGTTACCTGATTTTAGTGAAGACAATGAAAAGATAACTTTCAAGAGATTGCTACTGAACAAGTGCCAAGAGGAATTTGAGAGAGGAGAGAGAGAGCAAGAAGAAGCAAATAAAGTTGAGGAAGAGGGTGAGGCTAAGCAGTCTGAAGAggaaagagaggagaagagaataAAGGCACGAAGACGAATGTTAGGTAACATTAGACTTATTGGGGAGTTGTACAAGAAGAAAATGTTAACTGAGAGAataatgcatgaatgcatcaagaaACTACTTGGTGAGTATGAGAATCCTGATGAGGAAGATGTTGAGGCATTGTGCAAATTAATGAGTACGATTGGAGACATGATTGACCATCCAAAAGCAAAGGTGCATATGGATGCTTATTTTGAAAGGATGACAAAGTTGTCAAACAATATGAAACTGTCTTCTAGGGTTAGATTCATGTTGAAGGATGCCATTGACCTGAGAAAGAATAAATGGCAACAGAGGAGGAAAGTTGAAGGACCTAAAAAGATTGAGGAAGTGCATCGAGATGCTGCTCAAGAGCGCCAAGCACAAACCAGTAGGCTTGCTCGTGGTCCTGGCATCAATGCTGGTACAAGAAGAGCACCCATGGATTTTGCTCCACGAGGGTCTATGTTATCTTCCCTTGGCTCTCAGATGGGTGGTTTTAGAGGGCCACCCACCCAAGTTCGTGGACTTGGTGCTCAGGATGTTCGCATGGATGACAGGCAGTCTTTTGAGGCTAGGACTGTGTCAGTTCCCTTGCCTCAAAGACCAATGGGTGATGATTCTATTACTTTGGGCCCCCAGGGAGGTCTTGCTAGAGGAATGTCTTTTAGAGGACCACCAGGGGTATCCAGTGCTCCCTTAGCTGATGTTCCTCCAGCTTCAGGAGATTCAAGAAGAGTAGCCACTGGTTTGAATGGTTTTAATGCTCCCTCCGAGCGAACTACTTATGGTTCGAGGGAGGATCTGATTCCAAGATATGGGACAGATAGATCTGCAGTGCCTGCTACTTATGACCACTTGAGCTCCCAGGAATGTGGCCTGAATTTTGGTAATAGGGGTCCTGATAACAGCTTTGATAGATCTTCTGCAGCTTCTGCCGCAGGCCAAAGATCCAGTTTCACTCAAAATGTTCCCCCAGAAAAGGGCTGGTCTGAGGAGCGTCTGCATGATATGTCTATGGCAGCAATTAAAGAATTTTACAG TGCTAGAGATGAGAAAGAAGTTGCTTTGTGCATCAAAGACTTGAATTCTCCGAGCTTCCATCCCTCAATGATTGCTCTTTTTGTAACGGATTCTTTCGAGAGAAAAGATGTTGAACGTGATCTGTTGGCCAAGCTACTTGTGAATCTGACAAAGTCTCATGATGGTGTGCTGAGCCAAGTTCAACTTGTTAAAGG GTTTGAATCTGTTCTCAGCACATTGGAGGACGCTGTAAATGATGCTCCAAAAGCTGCAGAATTTCTTGGTCAAATCTTTGCCAAACTGGTAATGGAAAATGTGATATCCCTGAAGGAAATCGGGCATTTAATACATGAGGGTGGGGAGGAGCTAGGGCGTCTTCTGGAAATTGGACTTGCCGGGGACGTTCTTGGAAGCACACTGGGAGCAATTAAAGCAGAGAAAGGAGAAAGTGTGTTTAATGAAATTCGAGCAAGCTCTGATTTGCGACTGGAGGACTTTCGGCCACCAGATCCTAAAAAATCAAGGTTATTAGAAACTTTTCTTTAG